The following proteins are encoded in a genomic region of Rubrobacter xylanophilus DSM 9941:
- a CDS encoding GNAT family N-acetyltransferase: protein MTEVARAGSGELSRALRLLEEGPRGGRPLPGGIEARLRREVAAGGLEVLVARSGEDVVGALVLAYRTSVVSGAVFASIEELYVGPRHRRRGIGSALLGAAGERCRERGVSYLEVQADGGAAQGFYAARGFAGEPGVRVMSRSLPLARGGREAPAPRR, encoded by the coding sequence TTGACGGAGGTCGCGCGGGCGGGCTCCGGGGAGCTTTCGCGGGCCCTGCGGCTGCTGGAGGAGGGGCCGCGCGGGGGGCGCCCCCTCCCGGGGGGTATCGAGGCCCGGCTGCGCCGGGAGGTGGCCGCCGGGGGTCTCGAGGTCCTGGTGGCGCGCTCCGGGGAGGACGTTGTGGGGGCGCTCGTCCTCGCCTACCGGACGAGCGTGGTCTCCGGCGCGGTCTTCGCCAGCATCGAGGAGCTCTACGTCGGACCCCGGCACCGCCGGAGGGGGATCGGGAGCGCCCTCCTCGGCGCCGCCGGGGAGCGCTGCCGGGAGCGGGGCGTCTCCTACCTCGAGGTGCAGGCCGACGGGGGGGCGGCGCAGGGCTTCTACGCCGCCCGGGGCTTCGCCGGGGAGCCCGGCGTCAGGGTGATGTCCCGCTCTCTCCCCCTCGCG